One Amycolatopsis thermophila DNA segment encodes these proteins:
- a CDS encoding NAD(P)-dependent malic enzyme, producing MDDEVSKSTAAEAAPPTGTDSSPVTDDEIFRGHEGGKLSVAATRPISQPRDLSIAYTPGVAKASRAIAENAELAQRYTWAHRLVAVVSDGTAVLGLGDIGASASLPVMEGKSVLFKTFGGLDSIPLVLDTRDVDEIVETLVRLRPSFGAVNLEDISAPRCFELEDKLKEALDCPVMHDDQHGTAIVTLAALRGANLVLDRDITQQRVVISGAGAAGVACAKILQEAGVADVTVLDSRGIVHSGRDGLNPVKEKLAETTNKSGLRGGLAEALRGADVFLGLSGSTIEPELLGDMADDPIVFALSNPDPEVHPDQAGKYAAIVATGRSDFPNQINNVLAFPGVFRGALDAGARAITENMKLAAAEAIVAVAQDDLGPDRIVPSPLDPRVAPEVAAAVAKAAVEDGVTG from the coding sequence ATGGACGACGAGGTCAGCAAGAGCACGGCGGCCGAGGCGGCACCGCCGACGGGCACCGACAGCTCGCCGGTGACCGACGACGAGATCTTCCGCGGTCACGAGGGCGGCAAGCTCTCGGTGGCGGCGACGCGACCGATTTCGCAGCCGCGCGACCTGTCCATCGCCTACACGCCCGGCGTGGCCAAGGCCAGCCGCGCGATCGCCGAGAACGCCGAGCTCGCCCAGCGCTACACCTGGGCGCACCGGCTGGTGGCCGTCGTCAGCGACGGCACCGCGGTGCTCGGGCTGGGCGACATCGGGGCCAGCGCGTCGCTGCCGGTCATGGAGGGCAAGTCGGTCCTGTTCAAGACCTTCGGCGGGCTGGACTCGATCCCGCTGGTGCTCGACACCAGGGACGTCGACGAGATCGTCGAGACGCTGGTCCGGCTGCGGCCGTCGTTCGGTGCCGTCAACCTCGAGGACATCTCCGCGCCGCGCTGCTTCGAGCTGGAGGACAAGCTCAAGGAGGCGCTGGACTGCCCGGTCATGCACGACGACCAGCACGGCACCGCGATCGTGACGCTGGCCGCGCTGCGGGGCGCGAACCTGGTGCTCGACCGGGACATCACGCAGCAGCGGGTCGTCATCTCCGGTGCCGGCGCGGCGGGTGTGGCGTGCGCGAAGATCCTCCAGGAGGCCGGTGTCGCCGACGTCACGGTGCTGGACTCGCGCGGCATCGTCCACTCCGGCCGCGACGGGCTGAACCCGGTCAAGGAGAAGCTGGCCGAGACGACGAACAAGTCCGGTCTGCGCGGCGGGCTCGCGGAGGCGCTGCGCGGGGCGGACGTGTTCCTCGGGCTGTCCGGTTCCACGATCGAGCCGGAGCTGCTGGGTGACATGGCCGACGACCCGATCGTGTTCGCGCTGTCCAATCCGGACCCGGAGGTGCACCCGGACCAGGCCGGCAAGTACGCGGCGATCGTGGCCACCGGGCGCAGCGACTTCCCGAACCAGATCAACAACGTGCTCGCCTTCCCCGGTGTGTTCCGCGGTGCGCTGGACGCCGGCGCGCGGGCGATCACCGAGAACATGAAGCTGGCCGCCGCCGAGGCGATCGTCGCCGTGGCGCAGGACGACCTGGGCCCGGACCGCATCGTGCCGAGCCCGCTCGACCCGCGGGTCGCCCCCGAGGTCGCGGCTGCCGTGGCGAAGGCGGCGGTCGAGGACGGCGTCACCGGCTAA
- a CDS encoding multifunctional oxoglutarate decarboxylase/oxoglutarate dehydrogenase thiamine pyrophosphate-binding subunit/dihydrolipoyllysine-residue succinyltransferase subunit: MSSSSPASQFGPNEWLVEEMYDQFLADPDSVDAAWHEFFSDFKPTQTTESKPDAAPAPVREQPAKPGNGQVNQAATAPAAPAQPKPAPKPAAQPAAKPAAAKPQAAKPAEAESKQLRGAAAAIAKNMDASLTVPTATSVRAVPAKLMADNRIVINNHLKRTRGGKISFTHLIGYAMVRALQDFPNMNRHYALVDGKPHAVTPEHVNLGLAIDMKGKDGARTLVVASIKNCENMTFRQFWQAYEDIVKKARNNKLTADDFAGTTISLTNPGGIGTNHSVPRLQAGQGAIIGVGAMQYPAHFEGTSEETLVKLGISKIMTLTSTYDHRIIQGAESGEYLKRIHELLLGEDGFYDDIFTSLRLPYEPVRWVSDIPEGEIDKTARVLELIDAYRMRGHLMADTDPLNYRQRRHEDLDVLSHGLTLWDLDREFAVGGFAGQQKMKLRDVLGVLRDSYCRTVGVEYTHILDPEERRWIQDRVEVPHAKPDPNVQKYILSKLNAAEAFETFLQTKYVGQKRFSLEGGETVIPLLDTVLDKAAEHELDEVVIGMPHRGRLNVLANIVGKPISQIFQEFEGNLDPGQAHGSGDVKYHLGAEGKYFRMFGDGETKVSLASNPSHLETVDPVLEGIVRAKQDILDKGDSDTGGFSVLPVLLHGDAAFAGQGVVAETLNLALLRGYRTGGTVHIIINNQVGFTTAPEHARSSQYATDVAKMIGAPIFHVNGDDPEAAHWVAKLAVDYRQAFNKDVVIDMICYRRRGHNEGDDPSMTQPAMYDIIDTKRSVRKTYTESLIGRGDISVEEAEAALRDFSSQLEHVFNEVRELEKHPIAPSPSVEEEQQVPAKVPTAVPAEVIERIGDAFANVPEGFSPHPRVKPVLERRYKMSREGGIDWAFGELLAFGSLAMEGRLVRLSGQDSRRGTFTQRHSVLIDRKTGREYAPLQNLADEQGRVMIYDSALSEYAAVGFEYGYSVANTDALVLWEAQFGDFVNGAQTVIDEYISSGEAKWGQRSDVVLLLPHGHEGQGPDHTSGRIERFLSLCAEGSMTVAVPSTPANYFHLLRRHALDGIQRPLIVFTPKSMLRNKAATSAVEDFTGDSKFMSVIDDSHVEPGKVRKVLLTSGKLYWELVAERTKREADDVAIVRIEQYYPLPKKKLLAALERYTGAEVVWVQEEPENQGAWPFFGLNLPRLFPDVLGKLDVVSRRPMAAPSAGSSKVHEVEQKALIAKAFS, translated from the coding sequence GTGTCCAGCAGCAGCCCTGCGTCACAGTTCGGCCCCAACGAATGGCTCGTCGAGGAGATGTACGACCAGTTCCTCGCCGACCCCGATTCAGTAGACGCCGCATGGCACGAGTTCTTCTCGGACTTCAAGCCGACGCAGACCACCGAGTCGAAGCCGGACGCCGCGCCCGCGCCCGTCCGTGAGCAGCCCGCGAAGCCGGGCAACGGCCAGGTCAACCAGGCTGCGACTGCACCGGCCGCGCCCGCCCAGCCGAAGCCCGCCCCGAAGCCGGCGGCCCAGCCCGCCGCCAAGCCGGCCGCCGCGAAGCCGCAGGCCGCGAAGCCGGCCGAGGCGGAGAGCAAGCAACTGCGGGGCGCCGCCGCCGCGATCGCGAAGAACATGGACGCCTCGCTGACCGTGCCGACCGCCACCAGCGTGCGCGCGGTCCCGGCCAAGCTGATGGCCGACAACCGCATCGTCATCAACAACCACCTCAAGCGCACCCGCGGCGGGAAGATCTCGTTCACGCACCTCATCGGCTACGCCATGGTGCGGGCGCTGCAGGACTTCCCGAACATGAACCGGCACTACGCGCTCGTCGACGGCAAGCCGCACGCCGTCACGCCGGAGCACGTGAACCTCGGCCTCGCCATCGACATGAAGGGCAAGGACGGCGCCCGCACGCTCGTCGTCGCCTCGATCAAGAACTGCGAGAACATGACGTTCCGCCAGTTCTGGCAGGCCTACGAGGACATCGTCAAGAAGGCCCGCAACAACAAGCTGACGGCCGACGACTTCGCCGGCACCACCATCTCGCTGACCAACCCGGGCGGCATCGGCACCAACCACTCGGTGCCGCGGCTGCAGGCCGGCCAGGGCGCGATCATCGGCGTCGGCGCGATGCAGTACCCGGCGCACTTCGAGGGCACCAGCGAGGAGACCCTCGTCAAGCTGGGCATCAGCAAGATCATGACGCTGACCTCGACTTACGACCACCGCATCATCCAGGGTGCCGAGTCGGGCGAGTACCTCAAGCGGATCCACGAGCTGCTGCTCGGCGAGGACGGCTTCTACGACGACATCTTCACGTCGCTGCGGCTGCCCTACGAGCCGGTCCGCTGGGTCTCCGACATCCCCGAGGGCGAGATCGACAAGACCGCCCGGGTGCTCGAGCTGATCGACGCCTACCGGATGCGCGGCCACCTGATGGCCGACACCGACCCGCTGAACTACCGCCAGCGCCGCCACGAGGACCTCGACGTCCTCTCGCACGGCCTGACCCTGTGGGACCTCGACCGGGAGTTCGCCGTCGGCGGGTTCGCCGGCCAGCAGAAGATGAAGCTGCGCGACGTCCTGGGCGTCCTGCGCGACTCCTACTGCCGCACCGTCGGCGTGGAGTACACCCACATCCTGGACCCGGAGGAGCGCCGCTGGATCCAGGACCGCGTGGAGGTCCCGCACGCCAAGCCGGACCCCAACGTCCAGAAGTACATCCTGTCCAAGCTCAACGCCGCCGAGGCGTTCGAGACGTTCCTGCAGACGAAGTACGTCGGCCAGAAGCGGTTCTCGCTGGAGGGCGGCGAGACCGTCATCCCGCTGCTGGACACCGTGCTGGACAAGGCCGCCGAGCACGAGCTCGACGAGGTCGTCATCGGGATGCCGCACCGCGGCCGCCTGAACGTGCTGGCCAACATCGTCGGCAAGCCGATCTCGCAGATCTTCCAGGAGTTCGAGGGCAACCTGGACCCGGGCCAGGCGCACGGCTCCGGTGACGTGAAGTACCACCTGGGCGCGGAGGGCAAGTACTTCCGCATGTTCGGCGACGGCGAGACCAAGGTGTCGCTGGCGTCCAACCCGTCGCACCTGGAGACGGTCGACCCGGTGCTCGAGGGCATCGTCCGCGCCAAGCAGGACATCCTCGACAAGGGCGACAGCGACACCGGTGGCTTCTCGGTGCTGCCCGTGCTGCTGCACGGTGACGCGGCCTTCGCCGGCCAGGGTGTCGTGGCGGAGACGCTGAACTTGGCTCTGCTGCGCGGCTACCGCACCGGCGGCACCGTGCACATCATCATCAACAACCAGGTCGGGTTCACCACCGCGCCGGAGCACGCCCGCTCCTCGCAGTACGCGACCGACGTGGCGAAGATGATCGGCGCCCCGATCTTCCACGTGAACGGTGACGACCCGGAGGCGGCGCACTGGGTGGCGAAGCTGGCCGTGGACTACCGCCAGGCGTTCAACAAGGACGTCGTCATCGACATGATCTGCTACCGCCGCCGCGGCCACAACGAGGGCGACGACCCGTCGATGACGCAGCCGGCGATGTACGACATCATCGACACGAAGCGTTCGGTGCGGAAGACCTACACCGAGTCGCTGATCGGCCGCGGTGACATCTCCGTGGAGGAGGCCGAGGCCGCGCTGCGGGACTTCTCGAGCCAGCTGGAGCACGTGTTCAACGAGGTCCGCGAGCTGGAGAAGCACCCGATCGCCCCGAGCCCCTCCGTCGAGGAGGAGCAGCAGGTGCCGGCGAAGGTCCCGACCGCGGTGCCCGCCGAGGTCATCGAGCGGATCGGCGACGCCTTCGCCAACGTCCCCGAGGGCTTCAGCCCGCACCCGCGCGTCAAGCCGGTGCTGGAGCGGCGCTACAAGATGTCCCGCGAGGGTGGCATCGACTGGGCCTTCGGCGAGCTGCTGGCGTTCGGGTCGCTGGCGATGGAGGGCCGCCTGGTGCGGCTGTCCGGTCAGGACTCGCGGCGCGGCACGTTCACCCAGCGCCACTCGGTGCTGATCGACCGCAAGACCGGCCGGGAGTACGCGCCGCTGCAGAACCTGGCCGACGAGCAGGGCCGCGTCATGATCTACGACTCGGCGCTGTCGGAGTACGCGGCGGTCGGCTTCGAGTACGGCTACTCGGTCGCCAACACCGACGCGCTCGTCCTGTGGGAAGCCCAGTTCGGTGACTTCGTCAACGGCGCCCAGACCGTCATCGACGAGTACATCTCGTCCGGTGAGGCCAAGTGGGGCCAGCGCTCGGACGTCGTGCTGCTGCTGCCGCACGGCCACGAGGGCCAGGGTCCGGACCACACGTCGGGCCGCATCGAGCGGTTCCTGTCGCTGTGCGCCGAGGGCTCGATGACCGTCGCGGTGCCCTCCACCCCGGCGAACTACTTCCACCTGCTGCGCCGCCACGCGCTGGACGGCATCCAGCGGCCGCTGATCGTCTTCACGCCGAAGTCGATGCTGCGGAACAAGGCGGCGACCTCGGCGGTCGAGGACTTCACCGGCGACTCGAAGTTCATGTCGGTCATCGACGACTCCCACGTGGAGCCCGGCAAGGTGCGCAAGGTGCTCCTGACCTCGGGCAAGCTCTACTGGGAGCTGGTGGCGGAGCGCACCAAGCGCGAGGCCGACGACGTGGCCATCGTCCGCATCGAGCAGTACTACCCGCTGCCGAAGAAGAAGCTGCTGGCGGCGCTGGAGCGCTACACCGGTGCGGAGGTGGTCTGGGTCCAGGAGGAGCCCGAGAACCAGGGTGCGTGGCCGTTCTTCGGCCTCAACCTGCCCCGGCTGTTCCCGGACGTCCTCGGCAAGCTCGACGTGGTCTCGCGCCGCCCGATGGCCGCCCCGTCGGCCGGCTCGTCGAAGGTCCACGAGGTGGAGCAGAAGGCCCTGATCGCGAAGGCCTTCAGCTGA
- a CDS encoding ABC transporter ATP-binding protein, with product MLIEFDGVTKRYPDGTLAVEDLSLTVEDGTITVFVGPSGCGKTTSLRMINRMVEPTSGRVLLDGKDIRESDPPVLRRGIGYVIQNAGLFPHRTVLDNVATVPVLSGWGKRKARDRAAELLEIVGLPAELGKRYPAQLSGGQRQRVGVARALAADAPVLLMDEPFSAVDPIVREGLQDELLRLHSQLGKTIVFVTHDIDEAVRLGDKVAVMRVGGRLAQYGTPAEVLRHPVDDFVASFVGRDRGYRGLSFVDSSGVEIREVATVSLGDSVSGSEEWLLAVNDSGQPRGWLSPGSTVDGALAESDLVAGGSLYRRGTSVRGALDAALSSPAGLGVVVDEDGKAVGAVTARQVLDVIEGATADARR from the coding sequence GTGTTGATCGAGTTCGACGGCGTGACCAAGCGCTATCCGGACGGCACGCTCGCCGTCGAGGACCTGAGCCTGACCGTCGAGGACGGCACCATCACGGTGTTCGTGGGCCCGTCGGGCTGCGGGAAGACGACGTCGCTGCGGATGATCAACCGCATGGTCGAGCCGACTTCCGGCCGGGTTCTGCTCGACGGCAAGGACATCCGCGAATCGGATCCGCCGGTGCTGCGGCGCGGCATCGGGTACGTGATCCAGAACGCGGGGTTGTTCCCCCATCGGACCGTGCTGGACAACGTCGCCACGGTGCCGGTGCTGTCCGGATGGGGCAAGCGCAAGGCGCGGGACCGCGCGGCGGAGCTGCTGGAGATCGTCGGCCTGCCCGCCGAGCTGGGGAAGCGTTATCCGGCGCAGCTTTCCGGCGGCCAGCGCCAGCGGGTCGGGGTCGCCCGCGCGCTCGCCGCGGACGCGCCGGTGCTGCTGATGGACGAGCCGTTCTCGGCCGTCGACCCGATCGTGCGCGAGGGCCTGCAGGACGAGCTGCTGCGGTTGCACTCCCAGCTGGGCAAGACGATCGTGTTCGTCACCCACGACATCGACGAGGCCGTGCGGCTCGGGGACAAGGTGGCCGTGATGCGGGTCGGCGGGCGGCTGGCGCAGTACGGCACACCGGCCGAGGTGCTGCGGCACCCGGTGGACGACTTCGTGGCGTCCTTCGTCGGCCGCGATCGTGGCTATCGTGGACTGTCCTTCGTGGACTCCTCCGGGGTCGAGATCCGCGAGGTGGCCACGGTTTCGCTCGGGGACAGCGTGTCCGGTTCCGAGGAGTGGCTGCTGGCGGTGAATGACTCCGGGCAGCCGCGCGGGTGGCTGTCGCCGGGCTCCACTGTGGACGGGGCGCTGGCCGAGTCGGACCTGGTGGCCGGCGGCTCGCTCTACCGCCGCGGGACTTCCGTGCGGGGTGCGCTGGACGCGGCGCTGTCGTCCCCGGCGGGGCTGGGCGTCGTGGTCGACGAGGACGGCAAGGCCGTCGGCGCGGTGACGGCGCGGCAGGTGCTGGACGTGATCGAGGGCGCCACCGCGGACGCGCGGCGCTGA